In Glandiceps talaboti chromosome 16, keGlaTala1.1, whole genome shotgun sequence, a single window of DNA contains:
- the LOC144447163 gene encoding polycystin-1-like protein 2, producing MQTGQSSHFFCNKWLAVDKDDGNIERVLPVASEDETLDFKNRVGFRRQEGLTDTHLWFSVFLRPTTSIFTRVERLSCCLCLLLAYLISNAMFYKTDSEAKKMTFTWVRFGPIQFSLQQIYIGTISTLVVFPVNAIIVTIFRKTKRSGGRVPVIFRRCCKRCTACQSEWQLPMESDECTLPYWCLYIGWIGVFLVTLTSAFFVIMYSMQWGAGKSADWLSSCITSFCESVLLIEPMQGLVFAYLLSLVIRKPVLTKPPDNSFNMLNNHDKDSTSPEHVQIEMGEEDSVNPLRSDEIEIVKQRRTREKKLISVFYGILAYMALVAVSVTLCQYVRTPMTFQFNSQLKNTLVYAKPQFNKIRTHADFWTWIDKVFLPNMYKASEDPAALMADGRTFHVGVPRLRQQRHKKGTCDGNVYSVDADFECEVRGQMETSDFDVGWRSHPPDSNKTSTENPWKSSSVNGMSYWGRHGNYDATGYIATFPNKTSELLELMRFLAAESWIDGFTSVVLVEFDLYSPDSNLFSSVVYMVEFLDIGSSECRVEQNTFRLLHKVFGFNTSYAGNVIVVFICWLLFAVLAIVVLVSITKRLVRQRLVFFKLPWNIFDLALTVTSFASLIAMAICEVTAKVVISDIKENASGNLQRVAALSNTLTYILAVDMFLVILRFLKLMRFNRRMMLLSMTLREAKNGLISFSIFYVIILLMFTHSGYLTFGTYLPVFKSFFDITSLLFSVSVGKFPTNESLDTTGGQLSTFVLLLFALFNVMITMNIFIAVITDAFSIAKAENDKSKNHFEMLNYLWTRLKDMVNGIGLWNIEKEDDWKENNVEKDFVKIERRLNKIAELLDKSV from the exons ATGCAGACTGGGCAGAG TTCCCACTTCTTTTGTAACAAGTGGCTGGCTGTTGACAAGGACGATGGCAACATTGAACGGGTTCTGCCTGTCGCCAGCGAGGATGAAACGTTGGACTTCAAGAACAGGGTTGGTTTTAGAAGACAAGAAGGCCTGACGGATACTCATTTATGGTTCTCTGTATTTTTAAGACCAACCACAAGTATATTCACACGAGTAGAGAGACTGTCTTGTTGCCTTTGCTTGCTTCTGGCGTATTTGATCTCCAATGCCATGTTCTACAAAACTGACTCAGAAGCGAAAAAGATGACTTTTACGTGGGTACGCTTCGGTCCAATCCAGTTCTCACTACAACAGATCTACATAGGTACCATCTCAACCCTTGTCGTGTTCCCAGTCAATGCTATAATCGTCACCATTTTTAGAAAAACAAAACGGTCTGGGGGGAGAGTACCTGTCATTTTCCGTAGGTGTTGTAAACGATGCACTGCTTGTCAAAGCGAATGGCAGTTGCCTATGGAAAGTGATGAATGTACTCTGCCTTACTGGTGCTTGTACATTGGTTGGATCGGAGTATTCTTGGTAACGTTGACATCCGCATTTTTCGTCATTATGTACAGTATGCAGTGGGGAGCAGGGAAATCAGCTGACTGGTTGTCTTCATGTATAACATCTTTCTGTGAATCAGTTCTTTTGATCGAACCAATGCAG GGTCTTGTTTTCGCCTACTTGTTGTCATTGGTGATACGAAAACCAGTACTTACCAAGCCCCCAGACAACAGCTTCAATATGTTGAATAACCATGACAAAGATTCAACCAGCCCAGAACATGTGCAAATag aaaTGGGTGAAGAGGATTCCGTTAACCCATTGAGATCGGACGAGATAGAGATAGTGAAACAGAGGAGAACGCGGGAGAAGAAACTGATCTCTGTATTTTATGGCATCCTTGCTTACATGGCATTAGTTGCTGTATCAGTTACACTATGTCAATACGTGAGAACCCCAATGACGTTCCAATTCAACAGTCAACTCAAAAACACTTTAGTTTATGCAAAACCTCAGTTCAACAAA ATACGTACTCATGCCGACTTCTGGACCTGGATAGATAAAGTGTTTCTTCCAAACATGTATAAAGCATCCGAGGACCCAGCTGCTTTAATGGCCGATGGAAGAACTTTTCACGTTGGCGTACCCCGTCTTCGACAGCAAAGGCACAAGAAAG GAACATGTGATGGAAATGTATATTCCGTAGACGCCGACTTTGAGTGTGAAGTCAGGGGCCAGATGGAAACATCTGATTTTGACGTCGGATGGCGATCACACCCACCTGATAGCAACAAAACATCCACAGAAAACCCTTGGAAATCATCATCTGTTAATGGTATGTCTTATTGGGGTCGTCATGGAAATTACGATGCCACTGGCTACATAGCAACTTTCCCGAATAAAACATCTGAGCTCCTGGAACTGATGAGATTCCTAGCTGCAGAATCGTGGATAGATGGGTTCACCAGTGTGGTTCTGGTGGAGTTTGATCTGTACAGTCCGGACAGCAACCTGTTTTCAAGTGTTGTTTACATGGTGGAGTTCTTAGATATTGGTAGCAGTGAATGTAGGGTTGAACAGAACACATTCCGTCTGCTACATAAAGTGTTTGGCTTCAACACGTCTTATGCCGGCAATGTtatagttgtgttcatttgctgGTTGCTGTTTGCTGTATTGGCCATCGTTGTCTTAGTGTCTATCACCAAAAGGCTTGTCAGACAGCGACTAGTATTCTTCAAGTTGCCTTGGAATATCTTTGATCTTGCTTTGACAGTCACTTCCTTTGCATCGTTGATAGCCATGGCCATCTGTGAAGTCACCGCCAAAGTTGTCATCAGCGATATCAAAGAAA ATGCAAGTGGGAATCTTCAGAGAGTAGCAGCCCTTAGCAACACGTTGACTTACATCTTAGCTGTTGACATGTTCCTTGTGATTCTTCGCTTTCTTAAACTAATGCGTTTCAATCGCCGTATGATGCTTCTCTCAATGACCTTGAGGGAAGCAAAAAACGGTTTGATTAGTTTCTCCATCTTTTATGTGATCATACTCTTAATGTTCACCCATTCTGGATATCTTACTTTTGGAACATATCTCCCTGTTTTCAAATCTTTCTTTGACATCACCTCGCTGTTATTTTCCGTGTCTGTTGGCAAATTTCCAACAAATGAAAGTTTAGATACAACCGGTGGTCAGCTTTCTACGTTTGTCCTTCTTCTCTTTGCTCTGTTTAATGTAATGATAACGATGAATATATTCATCGCCGTCATCACTGATGCATTCTCTATAGCAAAGGCTGAAAACGACAAAAGCAAGAACCACTTTGAGATGCTGAATTATCTTTGGACGAGACTCAAGGACATGGTTAATGGAATAGGTCTTTGGAACATCG AGAAGGAAGACGACTGGAAAGAAAATAATGTTGAAAAGGACTTTGTGAAGATTGAGAGGAGATTGAATAAGATAGCAGAACTGTTAGACAAAAGCGTCTAG